In Thermodesulfobacteriota bacterium, the genomic window TTCATTAAGTTCTCGCCAATAATATTCACACTGTTCTTATTGTATTCGACTATTACAGAAGAAAGCGGGTCAGAATAGTGAGTGTATATAAGGTTTGCCCATCTTGGGACTTTGTCCATTACAACTGGCCCAGGAACCTTGATTCCAGCTTCTTCAATGGCGCTTTTAATAACGTTTCCTGTAAATACTGTGGGGTTTAAAACTGGAATTTTAAGTGTAATAGTCGCCTTTGGTCTTATTCTGCCGCTGAGAACTATAGTTTGCTCATTTTGCCAGGAAGTTTTAAGTGCGCCTTTTTTGCCGCTAGTTACAGCCTGGTTAATTATTGTAATATTTGATCCTTCCGGCTCGATTTTGACTGCCGGTTTAGCACCCGTCTTTGAGGCATACACTTTTAATTCAATTATGTTGTAGTTAAAAGAAAGCGCGCTTATTGCTGGGCTATAAAAATCATCCCGCCATTCTTCTTTCCAGCCTTTTGCATACCTGTTTGTTCCAAAATAACTGTCATCAACAACAACTTTGCCTCTTATTTCTTTAACGCCGCGTTGCTTTAGCTGAAATACAATATATCCCAAATGTCCTTGAGATAGTGTAGGGTCACCATATCCCTTTATATATAGTCCGCCATGTAGAACGCCATCAGATATTCCTCCTCCAGAGAAGAATTCAGTCTTAAACTTGTAATTTGTGCCCAATAACGAAAGGCCTGCAACTGATGTTATTATCTTCTCGTTTGATGCCGGTATATACATCTTTTCGGGATTATGCTCAAAAATAGTTTCACCAGAATTAAGTGATTTAACAATAACTCCGAGCTTTCCGTTCTTAGAGGGGTTTTCATTAAGTAAAGGAGCCACACTAGCTGCATATTTCTCATTTGCAGACTGGGCAAAATGAGTAGGGATTAAGATTACTAGTAATAAGAAAAGGACAACAAACCTGGCCATATTAAGAATTATATATTAACACTCTGCAGCCTGGTTGAAAAGGGAGTTTTTGGGTGAGTTGCAAAATGGTACATATAGAATGATATGCTATCATTTATTCATTAATACGAATTTAGCTACTGTCATTCAACTACTCAGGGGCAAATCAAAAAAAATAAAATAATAGAACTATGAAAGGCGAGATAAAAATAGAAGGGGCAAGAGAAAATAATTTAAAGAACGTTGATGTCTCAATACCCTGGCACAAGTTCACTGTTGTTACTGGACTTAGCGGATCTGGAAAGTCTTCACTTGCGCTTGATACATTATATGCTGAAGGGCTCAGAAGATACATCGAATGTCTTTCTACTTATGCCCGGCAGTTTCTTGAGAGAGTTGACCGTCCTGATATGGACGATATTTCAGGACTCCCTCCAGCTGTAGCAATAGAAAGCAGAAACTCAGTTAGAACTTCCCGCTCAACTGTTGGTACAACAACTGAGATATATGATTTTCTAAGACTATTATTTGCAAAAATAGGTAAAACCTTCTGTCCAACTTGCAGTATCGAAGTAAAGATAAAATCACCCGAGGACATTGCTGCTGAGCTAGTAAATGGCTATAGCGAGAATAGAGCTGTAATGACATTTCCACTTGATGATATTAACCCAACACCTAAGGGGCTTTTATCAAAGGGTTTTACAAGAATATGGCTAGACGGAGAAATATCCGATCTTGAAGAACTTGACGAACTGCCACAGGGAGCTCAGGTAGTTATAGACAGAGTGTCAATAAAGCAGAGCTCGTTTTCTAGAATTGTAGAGTCGCTAGAGGCAGGTTTTTCAGACAGTAAATATGTCATTGTTCACATAGTTGATGGG contains:
- the dacB gene encoding D-alanyl-D-alanine carboxypeptidase/D-alanyl-D-alanine-endopeptidase, which codes for MARFVVLFLLLVILIPTHFAQSANEKYAASVAPLLNENPSKNGKLGVIVKSLNSGETIFEHNPEKMYIPASNEKIITSVAGLSLLGTNYKFKTEFFSGGGISDGVLHGGLYIKGYGDPTLSQGHLGYIVFQLKQRGVKEIRGKVVVDDSYFGTNRYAKGWKEEWRDDFYSPAISALSFNYNIIELKVYASKTGAKPAVKIEPEGSNITIINQAVTSGKKGALKTSWQNEQTIVLSGRIRPKATITLKIPVLNPTVFTGNVIKSAIEEAGIKVPGPVVMDKVPRWANLIYTHYSDPLSSVIVEYNKNSVNIIGENLMKTLGAQYRGVPGTWDKGSSVISEFLNELGIKNGYKVVDGSGLSLLNRVTPETLTDILSYAYEDNLISTDFLDSLPVAGVDGTLKKRFKNSQVQGRVRAKTGYLKNVRALSGYIFTKKGDVLVFSILSNGFGWKTKEFQNDLLGQLVECCANSSSGY